One part of the Solea solea chromosome 16, fSolSol10.1, whole genome shotgun sequence genome encodes these proteins:
- the LOC131475430 gene encoding uncharacterized protein LOC131475430 yields MALGCLLWVSWICCLLFDGTGAGLHTKKGFRYPYNTDTRNLGNDGQDEEVSSLSFDDWQGSNGQPGAYPSQTKHSPAQRPAVVPTQRTMLNAPKVEGLVHGQSRDWGLENLNKPLTFPLKPKYQPQSFNVAAPSNDMNASPSGSGADQNEPYAEPDPYQAIKPPGFHWQSEPVPSGPAEASSPRQDSNTGTYGGEIPNLIYEELFDYPPENAAQSQSSSSTSETAGGNDQSPYVSQGSSTDYSSEPAVPSYPNLPSPGRRRSNSGRKNLNSRQVVYQPQKWRRPQQPAKKVVSQSVSEPILPPPPLPPPPRYIIQYRDGYQRYRQLLSKLKYSTEFDPIMPVGDWSVRAAPKE; encoded by the exons ATGGCTCTTGGATGCCTtttatg GGTTTCATGGATTTGTTGTTTGCTGTTTGATGGCACTGGCGCTGGTTTACACACTAAAAAAG GGTTTCGATATCCTTACAACACTGACACTCGTAACCTTGGCAATGATGGGCAGGATGAAGAGGTGAGTTCTCTATCATTCGATGACTGGCAAGGTTCAAATGGCCAACCAGGGGCTTATCCAAGCCAAACCAAGCACTCACCTGCACAGCGGCCAGCCGTGGTCCCGACTCAACGTACAATGCTTAATGCTCCTAAAGTAGAGGGACTTGTTCATGGTCAGTCAAGAGACTGGGGTTTGGAAAACCTTAACAAGCCACTCACCTTTCCTTTAAAACCCAAATATCAGCCTCAGTCATTTAATGTTGCTGCTCCTTCAAATGACATGAATGCCTCCCCAAGTGGCAGTGGTGCAGATCAAAATGAACCATATGCTGAGCCTGACCCTTATCAGGCTATAAAGCCTCCAGGTTTTCACTGGCAGTCGGAACCAGTACCCAGTGGTCCTGCTGAGGCTAGTTCACCAAGACAAGACTCTAACACTGGTACATATGGAGGTGAAATTCCCAATCTGATCTATGAGGAACTCTTTGACTATCCCCCTGAAAATGCAGCACAATCTCAAAGTTCTAGCAGCACTTCTGAAACTGCAGGAGGGAACGACCAATCTCCCTATGTGAGTCAAGGGTCTTCAACGGATTATTCCTCAGAGCCTGCGGTCCCAAGTTACCCCAATCTCCCTTCACCTGGAAGGCGACGCTCAAACTCTGGAAGAAAGAACCTCAACTCTAGGCAAGTGGTTTACCAACCACAAAAATGGAGACGTCCACAACAACCTGCCAAGAAAGTGGTTTCCCAAAGTGTGAGTGAGCCAAtccttccacctcctcctctgccaccaCCTCCAAGGTACATCATCCAGTACAGAGATGGCTACCAGAGATACAGGCAGCTCCTCAGCAAGTTAAAATACTCTACTGAATTTGACCCCATCATGCCTGTCGGGGACTGGAGTGTAAGGGCTGCTCCTAAGG AATGA